The following are encoded together in the Platichthys flesus chromosome 9, fPlaFle2.1, whole genome shotgun sequence genome:
- the tjp3 gene encoding tight junction protein ZO-3 isoform X1 has protein sequence MNLTQRIKLLKHFGSLPPEPPPPLLVMPKPGMEDLTIWEQHTITLNKDPKLGFGFALSGGKDKPHPDGDTAVVVSDVLPNGPAMGRLFTKDHIVMVNGTSMDNVHSNFTIQILKSCGKTANVTVKRPRKIQIPASTRPTRAASQSNLLDPDPPRRARRYSDGSDNRYRARSTSPERNGYGNTLPLMTTGYKRLPPQDVPEKPLRTTLVKKKVTDEYGLKLGSQIFIKHMTETGLASKEGTLQEGDLILKINGMTTENLSLLETKHLVEKSRGKLTMTVLRDERKFLVSIPEVEDSAPNSEDGRRHNSSSELEDISDIDQDIPVHRTSRQPNREKRTRRTRAEPPPPKSRDSSPMRSTLTRPSVASYASRRAPSESESDHSPSPPRARRDRESLDVRDQPSKYKSLSGMSILPDPRSSPVIQNWSTSRPSSSASRPRKPVSESDSDRSASPPRTRGISHLDKYKVLPELPVHGLRASPIPVRQEPPRRINSPIRDPAPDSGSSSEGSLAPPQRQSTTYSQDSLSRYRVLPTVSLQPQVEPPRWSTANTSLPQKAPSETESEASYASVPRRESTDSEPSTVVKNRYRVLPDLKSTSVALKQEPSRRAPSPIRPPPDDSSESDQLSHLRRSGSSERDVSHHSVPGAANGTATIRSGISVKSNPPPYSKSEEEPLYSLPPDSYPSSIPGYSSDLHTVAFMKDGSVGLRLVGGNDVGIFVGGVQPNSSAYNQGMKEGDQIMKVNNVDFGHFTREEAANFLLNIKKGEQVAICTQNKMDIYKKIIKSNLADNFYIRTHFDHEAEGPIGLSFTRGEVFRVLDTMHRGKLGSWLASRMGNNLHEMDKGTIPNQTRAETLASIEQSQRATGEKQLTGPRAEFWKLRGLRGNKKNEKNVRRSRDDLLHLTIQGKFPAYERVLLREANFKRPIVILGPLNDIAMEKLSREMPDDYEVAEMVPRSGGGDGGSTVIKLDAVRRIAEKDKHPLLDITPTAVERLNYIQYHPMVLFLDPHSRKDVKAMRQKYSPDSNKSSRRLYTQALKMRKHCSHLFSSRVDLQPNSHAWYETLKDKIRHQQSKPVWVSEVTLESGGEQDLDALDQTQSDYLSAASDLEDTDGEPYTDGEAYTDNEDLEEAYPGQEAARSGGTRLAGTALARSSEPAYGQRSPVLDSESDTYSPREIPPLMHVPEPRSPQQDDYSPSHSAAEEDEPAHRSFTDSDFSALEPTTPSEGPPDFIAPDPTIQNSVKEPWHAEVEHDSPHHPSLSVIEDKLQQARSAEPQAQAVEKKAPQFIVLAHHHQAVQFRRTQIRGSDSSEDEDEEKDDIEWGPATEL, from the exons ATGAACCTGACGCAGCGGATCAAACTTTTGAAGCACTTTGGTTCTTTGCCCCCTgagcctccacctccacttctGGTGATGCCT aaACCAGGCATGGAGGACTTAACAATATGGGAGCAACATACAATAACACTAAACAAG GATCCCAAGCTGGGGTTTGGATTTGCCCTTTCAGGAGGAAAGGACAAGCCTCACCCAGATGGGGACACAGCCGTGGTGGTGTCAGACGTTCTGCCAAACGGACCGGCCATGGGACGACTCTT CACCAAAGACCACATTGTCATGGTAAATGGCACATCCATGGACAACGTCCACTCTAACTTCACCATTCAGATCCTGAAATCATGTGGCAAGACTGCAAATGTA ACAGTGAAACGGCCTCGCAAGATCCAGATTCCAGCCAGTACCAGGCCGACTCGGGCCGCCTCCCAATCCAACCTGCTGGACCCGGACCCTCCTAGACGAGCACGTCGCTACTCTGACGGCAGTGACAATCGGTACCGAGCCCGCAGCACCTCGCCCGAGCGTAACGGGTATGGAAACACGCTGCCGTTAATGACAACGGGCTACAAGAGGCTCCCACCACAGGATGTTCCAGAAAAGCCCCTCAGGACCACTCTGGTTAAAAAGAAAGTCACAGACG AGTATGGATTGAAGCTGGGTAGTCAGATCTTTATCAAGCACATGACAGAAACGGGCCTGGCTTCAAAAGAAGGCACACTGCAGGAGGGAGACCTCATTCTCAAG ATCAATGGCATGACGACGGAGAATCTGTCCCTGCTGGAGACCAAGCACCTGGTGGAGAAGAGCAGGGGCAAACTGACCATGACGGTGCTCCGGGACGAACGCAAGTTCCTGGTCAGCATCCCCGAGGTGGAGGACAGCGCCCCCAACAGTGAAGACGGCCGCCGCCACAACAGCAGCTCTGAACTTGAGG ATATTTCAGACATCGACCAAGATATCCCTGTTCACAGAACATCCCGTCAACCCAACAGAGAGAAACGGACACGCAG GACGAGAGCTGAGCCTCCTCCACCCAAGTCTCGGGATTCATCACCGATGCGCTCCACGTTGACTCGGCCGTCTGTCGCGTCCTACGCCTCTCGCAGAG CTCCATCTGAGTCCGAGTCGGATCAcagtccttctcctcctcgtgccaggagagacagagagagtctGGACGTGAGGGATCAGCCCAGCAAGTACAA AAGTCTCTCTGGTATGTCCATCCTACCCGACCCCCGGTCTTCACCTGTTATCCAGAACTGGAGCACCTCTCggccctcctcctctgcctcacgGCCCCGCAAGCCCGTGTCGGAGTCGGACTCTGACCGCAGTGCTTCCCCTCCTCGAACCAGAGGCATCTCACACCTAGACAAATACAA AGTTCTCCCTGAGCTGCCCGTCCACGGCCTAAGAGCCTCCCCCATCCCTGTCCGCCAGGAGCCCCCGAGGAGGATTAACTCGCCCATCAGAGACCCAGCCCCAG ACTCCGGGTCCTCCTCAGAGGGCAGCTTGGCGCCTCCTCAGAGGCAGAGCACCACTTACAGTCAAGACTCCCTCAGCAGATACAG aGTCCTGCCAACCGTTTCCCTTCAGCCTCAGGTGGAGCCGCCGCGATGGAGCACTGCCAACACCAGTCTGCCacagaaag CCCCTTCAGAGACTGAGTCCGAGGCCAGTTACGCATCTGTCCCTCGCCGGGAGTCGACAGACAGCGAACCCTCCACCGTCGTCAAAAACAGATACAG GGTCCTTCCTGACCTGAAATCCACGTCAGTCGCTTTGAAGCAGGAGCCTTCTCGTCGTGCCCCGTCCCCGATCAGACCACCTCCTGACG ATTCCTCCGAGTCAGACCAGCTGTCACATCTGAGGAGGTCGGGGAGCTCAGAGCGGGACGTGAGCCACCACAG tgttcctGGTGCTGCTAACGGAACTGCTACCATCAGGTCTGGGATTTCAGTGAAGAGCAACCCACCACCTTACT CCAAGTCTGAAGAAGAGCCCCTCTACTCTTTACCCCCAGATTCCTACCCATCATCTATTCCAGG gTACAGCTCAGACCTGCACACAGTGGCGTTTATGAAGGACGGCAGCGTGGGCCTGAGGCTGGTGGGGGGCAACGACGTCGGCATCTTTGTGGGGGGAGTTCAGCCCAACAGCTCCGCGTACAACCAGGGAATGAAAGAGGGAGACCAGATCATGAAG GTAAATAACGTTGATTTTGGTCATTTCACACGTGAAGAGGCAGCAAACTTCCTGCTGAACATCAAGAAAGGAGAACAAGTGGCGATTTGCACCCAGAACAAGATGGACA TTTATAAGAAGATCATCAAGTCCAACCTGGCCGACAACTTCTACATCCGCACCCACTTTGACCACGAAGCCGAGGGCCCCATCGGTCTGAGCTTCACCAGAGGGGAGGTGTTCAGGGTGCTGGACACGATGCACCGCGGCAAACTGGGCAGCTGGTTGGCCAGCCGCATGGGGAACAACCTGCACGAGATGGACAAAGGCACCATCCCTAACCAGACCAG GGCTGAGACGCTGGCCAGCATCGAGCAGTCACAGCGGGCGACTGGAGAGAAGCAGCTGACAGGCCCCAGAGCAGAGTTCTGGAAACTACGGGGTCTCCGAGGGAACAAAAAGAACGAGAAGAACGTGCGTCGGAGTCGAGACGACCTGCTGCACCTCACCATTCAGGGCAAATTCCCGGCTTATGAGAGAGTCCTGCTCAGAGAAG CTAATTTCAAACGGCCGATTGTCATTCTGGGTCCTCTTAATGACATTGCCATGGAGAAGCTGTCCAGAGAGATGCCTGATGATTATGAAGTGGCAG AAATGGTTCCTcgcagtggaggaggagacggcgGCTCCACAGTTATTAAACTGGACGCTGTTAGGAGAATAGCAGAGAAG GACAAACACCCTCTGCTGGACATTACTCCTACTGCAGTGGAGAGACTCAACTACATCCAGTACCACCCCATGGTGCTGTTCCTGGACCCCCACAGCCGTAAGGACGTCAAGGCCATGAGGCAGAAGTACAGCCCCGACTCCAACAAGAGCTCCAGACGCCTTTACACACAGGCGCTCAAGATGAGGAAACACTGCAGCCACCTGTTCTCAT CACGTGTTGACCTGCAGCCCAACTCACACGCCTGGTATGAGACCCTGAAGGATAAGATCCGCCACCAGCAGTCCAAACCAGTCTGGGTGTCTGAAGTCAcg tTGGAGAGTGGTGGAGAGCAGGACCTGGATGCTCTGGACCAAACTCAGTCAGACTACCTCAGTGCTGCCAGTGACCTGGAAGACACTGACGGAGAGCCCTACACAGACGGAGAGGCCTACACCGACAAcgaggacctggaggaggccTATCCCGGTCAAGAGGCCGCCAGGTCAGGAGGAACACGGTTGGCTGGAACCGCTTTAGCCCGATCGTCTGAGCCGGCTTACGGGCAGCGCAGCCCCGTGTTGGACTCCGAGTCTGACACGTACTCACCCAGAGAGATCCCACCTCTGATGCACGTTCCTGAGCCGAGATCCCCCCAGCAGGACGATTACAGCCCGTCTCACAGTGCCGCTGAGGAGGACGAACCCGCCCATCGCAGCTTCACAGACTCCGACTTCAGCGCGCTTGAACCCACAACACCATCAGAGGGCCCTCCAGATTTTATAGCCCCAGACCCCACCATTCAGAACTCTGTGAAAGAGCCCTGGCATGCTGAGGTGGAGCATGACAGCCCACATCATCCCAGCCTGTCGGTCATCGAAGACAAACTACAGCAG GCTCGTTCTGCAGAGCCACAGGCACAAGCGGTGGAGAAGAAAGCCCCTCAGTTCATTGT GCTGGCACATCATCACCAGGCAGTGCAGTTCAGACGCACACAGATCCGAGGCAGCGACAGCTCTGAGGACGAAGACGAAGAAAAGGACGACATCGAATGGGGCCCTGCAACAGAACTCTAG
- the tjp3 gene encoding tight junction protein ZO-3 isoform X2, whose protein sequence is MEVRFIDQVKPGMEDLTIWEQHTITLNKDPKLGFGFALSGGKDKPHPDGDTAVVVSDVLPNGPAMGRLFTKDHIVMVNGTSMDNVHSNFTIQILKSCGKTANVTVKRPRKIQIPASTRPTRAASQSNLLDPDPPRRARRYSDGSDNRYRARSTSPERNGYGNTLPLMTTGYKRLPPQDVPEKPLRTTLVKKKVTDEYGLKLGSQIFIKHMTETGLASKEGTLQEGDLILKINGMTTENLSLLETKHLVEKSRGKLTMTVLRDERKFLVSIPEVEDSAPNSEDGRRHNSSSELEDISDIDQDIPVHRTSRQPNREKRTRRTRAEPPPPKSRDSSPMRSTLTRPSVASYASRRAPSESESDHSPSPPRARRDRESLDVRDQPSKYKSLSGMSILPDPRSSPVIQNWSTSRPSSSASRPRKPVSESDSDRSASPPRTRGISHLDKYKVLPELPVHGLRASPIPVRQEPPRRINSPIRDPAPDSGSSSEGSLAPPQRQSTTYSQDSLSRYRVLPTVSLQPQVEPPRWSTANTSLPQKAPSETESEASYASVPRRESTDSEPSTVVKNRYRVLPDLKSTSVALKQEPSRRAPSPIRPPPDDSSESDQLSHLRRSGSSERDVSHHSVPGAANGTATIRSGISVKSNPPPYSKSEEEPLYSLPPDSYPSSIPGYSSDLHTVAFMKDGSVGLRLVGGNDVGIFVGGVQPNSSAYNQGMKEGDQIMKVNNVDFGHFTREEAANFLLNIKKGEQVAICTQNKMDIYKKIIKSNLADNFYIRTHFDHEAEGPIGLSFTRGEVFRVLDTMHRGKLGSWLASRMGNNLHEMDKGTIPNQTRAETLASIEQSQRATGEKQLTGPRAEFWKLRGLRGNKKNEKNVRRSRDDLLHLTIQGKFPAYERVLLREANFKRPIVILGPLNDIAMEKLSREMPDDYEVAEMVPRSGGGDGGSTVIKLDAVRRIAEKDKHPLLDITPTAVERLNYIQYHPMVLFLDPHSRKDVKAMRQKYSPDSNKSSRRLYTQALKMRKHCSHLFSSRVDLQPNSHAWYETLKDKIRHQQSKPVWVSEVTLESGGEQDLDALDQTQSDYLSAASDLEDTDGEPYTDGEAYTDNEDLEEAYPGQEAARSGGTRLAGTALARSSEPAYGQRSPVLDSESDTYSPREIPPLMHVPEPRSPQQDDYSPSHSAAEEDEPAHRSFTDSDFSALEPTTPSEGPPDFIAPDPTIQNSVKEPWHAEVEHDSPHHPSLSVIEDKLQQARSAEPQAQAVEKKAPQFIVLAHHHQAVQFRRTQIRGSDSSEDEDEEKDDIEWGPATEL, encoded by the exons ATGGAAGTGAGGTTCATAGACCAAGTG aaACCAGGCATGGAGGACTTAACAATATGGGAGCAACATACAATAACACTAAACAAG GATCCCAAGCTGGGGTTTGGATTTGCCCTTTCAGGAGGAAAGGACAAGCCTCACCCAGATGGGGACACAGCCGTGGTGGTGTCAGACGTTCTGCCAAACGGACCGGCCATGGGACGACTCTT CACCAAAGACCACATTGTCATGGTAAATGGCACATCCATGGACAACGTCCACTCTAACTTCACCATTCAGATCCTGAAATCATGTGGCAAGACTGCAAATGTA ACAGTGAAACGGCCTCGCAAGATCCAGATTCCAGCCAGTACCAGGCCGACTCGGGCCGCCTCCCAATCCAACCTGCTGGACCCGGACCCTCCTAGACGAGCACGTCGCTACTCTGACGGCAGTGACAATCGGTACCGAGCCCGCAGCACCTCGCCCGAGCGTAACGGGTATGGAAACACGCTGCCGTTAATGACAACGGGCTACAAGAGGCTCCCACCACAGGATGTTCCAGAAAAGCCCCTCAGGACCACTCTGGTTAAAAAGAAAGTCACAGACG AGTATGGATTGAAGCTGGGTAGTCAGATCTTTATCAAGCACATGACAGAAACGGGCCTGGCTTCAAAAGAAGGCACACTGCAGGAGGGAGACCTCATTCTCAAG ATCAATGGCATGACGACGGAGAATCTGTCCCTGCTGGAGACCAAGCACCTGGTGGAGAAGAGCAGGGGCAAACTGACCATGACGGTGCTCCGGGACGAACGCAAGTTCCTGGTCAGCATCCCCGAGGTGGAGGACAGCGCCCCCAACAGTGAAGACGGCCGCCGCCACAACAGCAGCTCTGAACTTGAGG ATATTTCAGACATCGACCAAGATATCCCTGTTCACAGAACATCCCGTCAACCCAACAGAGAGAAACGGACACGCAG GACGAGAGCTGAGCCTCCTCCACCCAAGTCTCGGGATTCATCACCGATGCGCTCCACGTTGACTCGGCCGTCTGTCGCGTCCTACGCCTCTCGCAGAG CTCCATCTGAGTCCGAGTCGGATCAcagtccttctcctcctcgtgccaggagagacagagagagtctGGACGTGAGGGATCAGCCCAGCAAGTACAA AAGTCTCTCTGGTATGTCCATCCTACCCGACCCCCGGTCTTCACCTGTTATCCAGAACTGGAGCACCTCTCggccctcctcctctgcctcacgGCCCCGCAAGCCCGTGTCGGAGTCGGACTCTGACCGCAGTGCTTCCCCTCCTCGAACCAGAGGCATCTCACACCTAGACAAATACAA AGTTCTCCCTGAGCTGCCCGTCCACGGCCTAAGAGCCTCCCCCATCCCTGTCCGCCAGGAGCCCCCGAGGAGGATTAACTCGCCCATCAGAGACCCAGCCCCAG ACTCCGGGTCCTCCTCAGAGGGCAGCTTGGCGCCTCCTCAGAGGCAGAGCACCACTTACAGTCAAGACTCCCTCAGCAGATACAG aGTCCTGCCAACCGTTTCCCTTCAGCCTCAGGTGGAGCCGCCGCGATGGAGCACTGCCAACACCAGTCTGCCacagaaag CCCCTTCAGAGACTGAGTCCGAGGCCAGTTACGCATCTGTCCCTCGCCGGGAGTCGACAGACAGCGAACCCTCCACCGTCGTCAAAAACAGATACAG GGTCCTTCCTGACCTGAAATCCACGTCAGTCGCTTTGAAGCAGGAGCCTTCTCGTCGTGCCCCGTCCCCGATCAGACCACCTCCTGACG ATTCCTCCGAGTCAGACCAGCTGTCACATCTGAGGAGGTCGGGGAGCTCAGAGCGGGACGTGAGCCACCACAG tgttcctGGTGCTGCTAACGGAACTGCTACCATCAGGTCTGGGATTTCAGTGAAGAGCAACCCACCACCTTACT CCAAGTCTGAAGAAGAGCCCCTCTACTCTTTACCCCCAGATTCCTACCCATCATCTATTCCAGG gTACAGCTCAGACCTGCACACAGTGGCGTTTATGAAGGACGGCAGCGTGGGCCTGAGGCTGGTGGGGGGCAACGACGTCGGCATCTTTGTGGGGGGAGTTCAGCCCAACAGCTCCGCGTACAACCAGGGAATGAAAGAGGGAGACCAGATCATGAAG GTAAATAACGTTGATTTTGGTCATTTCACACGTGAAGAGGCAGCAAACTTCCTGCTGAACATCAAGAAAGGAGAACAAGTGGCGATTTGCACCCAGAACAAGATGGACA TTTATAAGAAGATCATCAAGTCCAACCTGGCCGACAACTTCTACATCCGCACCCACTTTGACCACGAAGCCGAGGGCCCCATCGGTCTGAGCTTCACCAGAGGGGAGGTGTTCAGGGTGCTGGACACGATGCACCGCGGCAAACTGGGCAGCTGGTTGGCCAGCCGCATGGGGAACAACCTGCACGAGATGGACAAAGGCACCATCCCTAACCAGACCAG GGCTGAGACGCTGGCCAGCATCGAGCAGTCACAGCGGGCGACTGGAGAGAAGCAGCTGACAGGCCCCAGAGCAGAGTTCTGGAAACTACGGGGTCTCCGAGGGAACAAAAAGAACGAGAAGAACGTGCGTCGGAGTCGAGACGACCTGCTGCACCTCACCATTCAGGGCAAATTCCCGGCTTATGAGAGAGTCCTGCTCAGAGAAG CTAATTTCAAACGGCCGATTGTCATTCTGGGTCCTCTTAATGACATTGCCATGGAGAAGCTGTCCAGAGAGATGCCTGATGATTATGAAGTGGCAG AAATGGTTCCTcgcagtggaggaggagacggcgGCTCCACAGTTATTAAACTGGACGCTGTTAGGAGAATAGCAGAGAAG GACAAACACCCTCTGCTGGACATTACTCCTACTGCAGTGGAGAGACTCAACTACATCCAGTACCACCCCATGGTGCTGTTCCTGGACCCCCACAGCCGTAAGGACGTCAAGGCCATGAGGCAGAAGTACAGCCCCGACTCCAACAAGAGCTCCAGACGCCTTTACACACAGGCGCTCAAGATGAGGAAACACTGCAGCCACCTGTTCTCAT CACGTGTTGACCTGCAGCCCAACTCACACGCCTGGTATGAGACCCTGAAGGATAAGATCCGCCACCAGCAGTCCAAACCAGTCTGGGTGTCTGAAGTCAcg tTGGAGAGTGGTGGAGAGCAGGACCTGGATGCTCTGGACCAAACTCAGTCAGACTACCTCAGTGCTGCCAGTGACCTGGAAGACACTGACGGAGAGCCCTACACAGACGGAGAGGCCTACACCGACAAcgaggacctggaggaggccTATCCCGGTCAAGAGGCCGCCAGGTCAGGAGGAACACGGTTGGCTGGAACCGCTTTAGCCCGATCGTCTGAGCCGGCTTACGGGCAGCGCAGCCCCGTGTTGGACTCCGAGTCTGACACGTACTCACCCAGAGAGATCCCACCTCTGATGCACGTTCCTGAGCCGAGATCCCCCCAGCAGGACGATTACAGCCCGTCTCACAGTGCCGCTGAGGAGGACGAACCCGCCCATCGCAGCTTCACAGACTCCGACTTCAGCGCGCTTGAACCCACAACACCATCAGAGGGCCCTCCAGATTTTATAGCCCCAGACCCCACCATTCAGAACTCTGTGAAAGAGCCCTGGCATGCTGAGGTGGAGCATGACAGCCCACATCATCCCAGCCTGTCGGTCATCGAAGACAAACTACAGCAG GCTCGTTCTGCAGAGCCACAGGCACAAGCGGTGGAGAAGAAAGCCCCTCAGTTCATTGT GCTGGCACATCATCACCAGGCAGTGCAGTTCAGACGCACACAGATCCGAGGCAGCGACAGCTCTGAGGACGAAGACGAAGAAAAGGACGACATCGAATGGGGCCCTGCAACAGAACTCTAG